Proteins encoded by one window of Agelaius phoeniceus isolate bAgePho1 chromosome 3, bAgePho1.hap1, whole genome shotgun sequence:
- the RFX6 gene encoding DNA-binding protein RFX6, with protein sequence MAKGPEQGDAFLRLPAAQAAPAEAQEERYAGLLGPSLLPCAREALPEPPLPAGIKAETRLDSETLSSEEEDADARDGTLTAADQSPCSKRSITQIMKDKKKQTQLTLQWLEENYIVCEGVCLPRCILYAHYLDFCRKEKLEPACAATFGKTIRQKFPLLTTRRLGTRGHSKYHYYGIGIKESSAYYHSVYSGKGLTRFSGSKLKNEGGFTRKYSLSSKTGTLLPEFPSAQHLLLQGCISKDKVDTLIMMYKTHCQCVLDNAINGNFEEIQHFLLHFWQGMPDHLLPLLENPIIIDIFCVCDSILYKVLTDVLIPATMQEMPESLLADIRSFAKNWEQWVASSLENLPESLIDKKLPIARRFVSSLKRQTSFLHLAQIARPALFDQHVVNSMVSDIEKVDLNSIGSQALLAVSGSTDSDGEVYSEYDSITVFQELKDLLKKNATVESFIEWLDTVVEQRVIKASKQNGRSLKKRAQDFLLKWSFFGARVMHNLTLNNASSFGSFHLIRMLLDEYILLAMETQFNNDKEQELQNLLDKYMKNLDASKATFTASPSSCFLANRNKAAPLPSDTSVKNECLGEQTYVPLSAGQPSSAPSGLNPFTTGDGDSMQLTDQMELSQSTGHLMTPPISPAMASRGSVINQGPMAVRPPSVDPMLSTHSQCSSYSEPLYQTLSQTNQNYYGNNSNYQAMFRTQAHSTSGVYDHRAEPSRFNALSEQQFSRDYFSNSCAVSPYNARSPSSYCPSNMSQDTHNMQFLNSGSFNFLNNSVSTCPGAAYPANASNGYYGNSINYSESHRLGTMVDQHVSVISSVSSIRPLPSYSDVHDPLNILDDSRRKQTGSCYSESSPSIVCRTPMPSNLQTTSSSQCMYGTSGQFPSQENLEVHAPPSRDMVPSLPPINTVFMGAAAGGT encoded by the exons ATGGCCAAGGGACCCGAGCAGGGCGACGCCTTCCTGCGCCTCCCGGCCGCGCAGGCGGCGCCCGCCGAGGCGCAGGAGGAGCGCTACGCGGGGCTGCTGGGGCCAAGCTTGCTGCCCTGCGCCCGGGAGGCGCTGCCCGagccgccgctgcccgccggCATCAAGGCAG AAACACGCCTCGACAGCGAAACCCTCTCCTCGGAAGAAGAGGATGCGGATGCTCGCGACGGCACGCTGACAGCCGCCGACCAAAGCCCGTGTTCGAAAAGGAGCATCACGCAGATCatgaaggacaagaagaagcAGACGCAGCTCACCCTGCAATG GCTGGAAGAAAACTACATTGTATGTGAAGGAGTTTGTTTACCAAGATGCATCCTTTATGCACATTATTTAGACTTCTGCAGAAAAGAGAAGCTGGAAcctgcctgtgctgcaacttTTGGGAAG ACCATTCGCCAGAAATTCCCTCTCCTGACCACAAGGCGGCTCGGAACAAGGGGCCACTCAAA atatCACTATTATGGAATTGGCATTAAAGAAAGCAGTGCATATTACCACTCTGTGTATTCTGGAAAGGGCTTAACCAG GTTTTCTGGAAGCAAGCTAAAGAATGAG GGTGGTTTTACTCGTAAATATTCTCTGAGTTCCAAAACTGGAACACTCCTCCCAGAGTTTCCAAGTGCTCAACACCTTTTGCTTCAAGGGTGCATTTCTAAAGACAAG GTAGATACTCTTATCATGATGTACAAAACACATTGTCAGTGTGTCCTTGACAATGCAATTAATGGGAACTTTGAAGAG ATCCAGCATTTCCTATTACATTTTTGGCAAGGAATGCCTGACCATCTTCTTCCTCTGCTTGAAAATCCCATCATCATTGACATTTTCTGTGTCTGTGACTCAATACTGTATAAG GTTCTTACAGATGTACTCATCCCTGCAACAATGCAAGAAATGCCAGAAAG TTTACTGGCAGATATAAGAAGTTTTGCAAAAAACTGGGAACAGTGGGTTGCTTCCTCTTTGGAAAATCTACCAGAAAGCCTGATAGATAAGAAATTGCCTATTGCACGAAGATTTGTTTCCTCCCTGAAACGACAGACATCATTCCTACACCTAGCACAG ATTGCTCGGCCAGCTCTATTTGATCAGCACGTGGTGAATTCCATGGTGTCGGATATTGAAAAAGTTGATTTGAATAGTATTGGTTCTCAGGCCCTCCTTGCAGTTTCAGGGAGCACAGACTCTGATGGGGAAGTTTACAGTGAAT ATGACTCTATTACAGTGTTCCAAGAACTGAAGGACCTCCTAAAGAAGAATGCCACTGTGGAATCATTTATTGAATGGTTGGATACTGTGGTTGAGCAAAGGGTTATCAAG GCAAGCAAGCAAAATGGGAGGTCTTTAAAGAAGAGAGCTCAGGACTTCCTTCTGAAATGGAGCTTTTTTGGTGCTCGAGTCATGCATAACCTAACTCTAAACAATGCATCAAGTTTTG GTTCTTTTCATTTGATCCGCATGTTACTAGATGAGTACATCCTGCTTGCCATGGAGACACAGTTCAATAATGACAAAGAACAAGAACTCCAGAATCTACTGGACAAATACATGAAGAATTTAG ATGCAAGCAAAGCCACCTTCACTGCATCACCAAGCTCTTGCTTCCTAGCAAATCGCAACAAAGCCGCTCCTCTGCCCAGTGACACTTCAGTCAAAAATGAGTGCCTAGGAGAGCAAACCTACGTGCCCTTGTCAGCTGGCCAGCCCAGCAGTGCACCTTCTGGCCTCAACCCcttcaccacaggagatggggACAGTATGCAGCTGACAG ATCAAATGGAGCTGTCTCAAAGCACTGGTCACCTCATGACTCCACCCATTTCACCAGCCATGGCCAGCCGAGGAAGTGTTATCAACCAGGGGCCAATGGCTGTGAGACCTCCCAGTGTAGATCCCATGTTATCGACACATTCACAGTGCTCTTCCTACTCAGAACCCCTTTATCAGACTCTGTCACAGACTAATCAGAATTACTATGGAAACAATTCCAATTACCAGGCTATGTTCAGGACACAGGCCCATTCCACTTCAGGAGTTTACgaccacagagcagagcccagccgaTTCAATGCCTTGAGTGAACAGCAGTTCTCCAGAGACTACTTCAGCAACAGTTGTGCTGTGTCTCCCTACAATGCCAGATCCCCTTCCAGCTATTGTCCCTCCAACATGTCTCAGGACACACACAATATGCAGTTTCTGAATAGCGGGAGTTTCAATTTCTTGAACAACTCAGTGTCTACATGTCCAGGAGCAGCTTATCCTGCTAATGCTTCCAATG GATATTATGGAAACAGCATAAACTATTCAGAATCTCACAGACTTGGAACAATGGTGGACCAACACGTTTCTGTAATCAGCAGTGTCAGCAGTATTCGGCCACTGCCATCCTACAGTGATGTACATGATCCACTGAATATCTTGGAtgacagcagaagaaaacaaacaggctCCTGCTACTCAGAGTCTTCACCTTCAATTGTCTGCCGGACCCCTATGC CTTCAAACTTGCAAACCACATCTTCATCACAGTGTATGTATGGAACATCTGGTCAGTTCCCTTCCCAGGAAAATCTGGAGGTCCATGCCCCACCAAGCAGAGATATGGTGCCATCTTTACCACCAATCAACACTGTCTTcatgggagcagctgctggaggaacCTAA